The following are encoded in a window of Streptomyces sp. SAT1 genomic DNA:
- a CDS encoding MFS transporter codes for MPELSHRRRLLVLAICCMSLLIVSLDNTVLNVALPSMQRELHASTSGLQWTIDAYTLVLASLLMLAGSTADRVGRKRVFMTGLVVFALGSLLCSLAPDLELLVVFRMVQAVGGSMLNPVAMSIITNTFTDPRERARAIGVWGAVVGISMAAGPLVGGLLVESVGWRSIFWLNLPVALAAILLTLRYVPESRAPRARRPDPVGQVLVIALFGALTYAIIEAPDASAAVVVPFAAVALAALLGLLWYEPRRAEPLIDLRFFRSAPFSGATVIAVSGFAALGGFLFLSTLYLQNVRGLDALHAGLWMLPMAAPTFLCAPLSGRLVGTRGPRLPLLIAGTAMTVSAVLFAAFEAETSDLTLVLGYVLFGIGFGFVNAPITNTAVSGMPRAQAGVAAAVASTSRQLGSTLGVAVVGALLVSGIGSSSYRDTFVSAARPGWWVLVACGVLVLVLGALTSGPWARRTAERTADRLQEDEVRQTAGVGSA; via the coding sequence ATGCCCGAGCTGAGTCACCGCCGGCGGCTGCTGGTGCTCGCGATCTGCTGCATGAGCCTGCTGATCGTGAGTCTCGACAACACCGTCCTGAACGTCGCCCTGCCCTCCATGCAGCGCGAGCTGCACGCGAGCACGTCCGGCCTGCAATGGACCATCGACGCCTACACGCTGGTCCTGGCGTCGCTGCTGATGCTCGCCGGTTCCACCGCCGACCGCGTCGGCCGCAAGCGCGTCTTCATGACCGGTCTTGTCGTCTTCGCCCTCGGCTCGCTGCTGTGCTCGCTCGCGCCCGATCTGGAGCTGCTCGTCGTCTTCCGGATGGTGCAGGCGGTCGGCGGCTCGATGCTCAACCCGGTCGCCATGTCGATCATCACCAACACCTTCACCGACCCGCGCGAACGCGCCCGTGCCATCGGTGTGTGGGGCGCGGTGGTCGGCATATCCATGGCGGCCGGGCCGCTGGTCGGCGGGCTGCTGGTGGAGTCGGTCGGCTGGCGCTCGATCTTCTGGCTCAACCTGCCCGTCGCCCTCGCCGCGATCCTGCTCACCCTCCGCTACGTCCCCGAGTCCCGCGCCCCCCGGGCCCGCCGCCCCGACCCGGTCGGCCAGGTGCTCGTCATCGCCCTGTTCGGCGCGCTGACGTACGCGATCATCGAGGCGCCGGACGCCAGCGCCGCCGTCGTGGTGCCGTTCGCCGCCGTCGCGCTCGCCGCGCTGCTCGGGCTGCTGTGGTACGAGCCGCGCCGCGCCGAACCCCTGATCGACCTGCGCTTCTTCCGCTCCGCGCCGTTCAGCGGGGCCACGGTCATCGCGGTCAGCGGCTTCGCGGCGCTCGGCGGCTTCCTGTTCCTTTCCACGCTCTATCTCCAGAACGTGCGCGGCCTCGACGCCCTGCACGCCGGTCTGTGGATGCTGCCGATGGCGGCGCCCACGTTCCTGTGCGCGCCGCTGTCCGGGCGGCTGGTCGGCACCCGCGGGCCCCGGCTGCCGCTGCTGATCGCCGGGACCGCGATGACGGTGAGCGCGGTGCTGTTCGCCGCCTTCGAGGCGGAGACGTCCGACCTCACCCTGGTCCTCGGCTACGTCCTGTTCGGCATCGGCTTCGGCTTCGTGAACGCGCCCATCACCAACACCGCCGTCTCCGGCATGCCCCGCGCCCAGGCCGGGGTCGCCGCGGCCGTCGCCTCCACCAGCAGGCAGCTCGGCTCGACCCTCGGCGTCGCCGTGGTCGGCGCCCTCCTGGTCTCCGGCATCGGCTCCTCGTCCTACCGCGACACCTTCGTCTCCGCCGCCCGCCCCGGCTGGTGGGTCCTGGTCGCCTGCGGCGTCCTCGTCCTCGTCCTGGGCGCCCTCACCAGCGGCCCCTGGGCCCGCCGCACCGCCGAGCGCACCGCCGACCGCCTCCAGGAGGACGAGGTGCGGCAGACGGCGGGGGTCGGCTCGGCCTGA
- a CDS encoding ABC transporter substrate-binding protein has product MTISRRALLAAGAVAGGGLLTACGGNTGRGGGGSGPALSQWYHQYGEPGTEQAVKRYAAAYEKARVTVQWRPGDYDRQTAAALLTDSGPDVFEVDGPTLDQIQGGQVADLTALLAGVEDDFNPAVLAPKKYDGKIWGVPQVVDMQMLYYRKSLLKDAGLEPPGTLDALVDAAKKLTTRKTKGLFLGNDGGAGVLGGTPLYAAGLQLVTDDGRPGFDDPAAARALAKIRRLYADRSLLLGAPADWSDPSAFLQGLTAMQWSGLWALPQVQKELGDDFGVLPFPKDGPAGRPAVPVGAYAAAVSARSRDREAAEAYVKWLWVERTDDQEDFALSYGFHIPARISLAKKAAKLRTGAAAEAVRLTTDHGHAEPLLWTPAARTAYQDALSRIIKDGADPDAELRAVLRKVTAELDRVRNKKP; this is encoded by the coding sequence ATGACCATCAGCCGCAGAGCACTGCTCGCCGCCGGGGCCGTCGCGGGCGGCGGACTGCTGACCGCCTGCGGCGGCAACACCGGGCGCGGGGGCGGCGGCTCGGGGCCCGCGCTGTCGCAGTGGTACCACCAGTACGGCGAGCCGGGCACCGAGCAGGCGGTCAAGCGGTACGCCGCCGCGTACGAGAAGGCGCGCGTCACCGTGCAGTGGCGGCCGGGCGACTACGACCGGCAGACCGCCGCCGCCCTGCTGACCGACTCCGGTCCCGACGTCTTCGAGGTCGACGGGCCCACCCTGGACCAGATCCAGGGCGGCCAGGTCGCCGACCTCACCGCCCTGCTCGCCGGGGTCGAGGACGACTTCAACCCGGCGGTGCTCGCCCCGAAGAAGTACGACGGGAAGATCTGGGGCGTCCCGCAGGTCGTCGACATGCAGATGCTCTACTACCGCAAGAGCCTGCTGAAGGACGCCGGTCTCGAACCGCCCGGCACCCTCGACGCGCTCGTCGACGCCGCGAAGAAGCTCACCACCAGGAAGACCAAGGGCCTCTTCCTCGGCAACGACGGCGGCGCGGGCGTCCTCGGCGGAACTCCCCTGTACGCGGCCGGACTCCAGCTCGTCACCGACGACGGCAGGCCCGGCTTCGACGACCCGGCCGCCGCCCGCGCCCTCGCCAAGATCCGCAGGCTCTACGCCGACAGGTCGCTGCTGCTCGGCGCCCCCGCGGACTGGTCCGACCCGTCCGCCTTCCTCCAGGGCCTGACCGCCATGCAGTGGTCCGGGCTGTGGGCGCTGCCCCAGGTGCAGAAGGAACTCGGCGACGACTTCGGGGTGCTGCCGTTCCCGAAGGACGGCCCGGCCGGACGGCCCGCCGTGCCGGTCGGGGCGTACGCCGCCGCCGTCAGCGCCCGCAGCCGCGACCGGGAGGCCGCCGAGGCGTACGTGAAGTGGCTGTGGGTCGAACGCACCGACGACCAGGAGGACTTCGCGCTCTCCTACGGCTTCCACATCCCGGCCCGGATCTCGCTGGCGAAGAAGGCCGCCAAGCTGCGCACGGGCGCCGCCGCCGAGGCGGTCCGCCTCACCACCGACCACGGCCACGCCGAGCCCCTGCTGTGGACCCCGGCCGCTCGCACCGCCTACCAGGACGCGCTGAGCCGGATCATCAAGGACGGCGCCGACCCGGACGCCGAACTGCGGGCGGTGCTGCGGAAGGTGACGGCCGAGCTCGACCGCGTACGGAACAAGAAGCCGTGA
- a CDS encoding SDR family NAD(P)-dependent oxidoreductase yields MTTQSTRPAGRFDGRTVLVTGAGSGIGRATARAFAAEGARVVVAGRRPEPLAETVALIEEAGGTALAVAADVSRAADAEALVRTAVDRFGSLDVAVNNAGVFRGGTPLAELPEDDWHTQLAVNVTGVHLALQAQIRRMRTQPSGGAIVNVSSTFGPHTTSPGAAAYSATKAAVTALSRGAALDHIGDGVRVNVVSPGATATGMSLRPGETEEGRTERARATLPLGRVSATEEVAAAILYLASDDAASLVGTDLVVDSGGSL; encoded by the coding sequence ATGACCACCCAGAGCACCCGCCCCGCCGGACGCTTCGACGGCCGGACCGTGCTGGTCACCGGCGCGGGCTCCGGCATCGGCCGGGCGACGGCCCGCGCGTTCGCCGCCGAGGGCGCCCGGGTCGTCGTCGCCGGACGCCGCCCGGAGCCGCTGGCCGAGACGGTCGCGCTGATCGAGGAGGCGGGCGGCACGGCGCTCGCGGTGGCCGCGGACGTCTCCCGCGCCGCCGACGCCGAGGCGCTGGTCCGGACCGCCGTGGACCGCTTCGGCTCGCTCGACGTCGCCGTCAACAACGCGGGCGTCTTCCGGGGCGGCACGCCCCTGGCCGAGCTGCCCGAGGACGACTGGCACACCCAGCTCGCCGTCAACGTCACCGGCGTCCACCTGGCCCTCCAGGCGCAGATCCGCCGGATGCGGACCCAGCCGTCCGGCGGCGCGATCGTCAACGTGTCCTCCACCTTCGGCCCGCACACGACCTCGCCGGGCGCCGCCGCCTACTCCGCGACCAAGGCCGCCGTGACCGCGCTCAGCCGGGGCGCGGCCCTGGACCACATCGGCGACGGCGTCCGCGTCAACGTGGTCAGCCCCGGCGCGACCGCCACCGGGATGTCGCTGCGCCCCGGCGAGACGGAGGAGGGCCGCACCGAGCGGGCCCGCGCCACCCTCCCCCTCGGCCGGGTCTCCGCCACCGAGGAGGTCGCCGCCGCCATCCTCTACCTGGCCTCCGACGACGCGGCCTCGCTCGTCGGCACCGATCTGGTCGTGGACAGCGGCGGCTCGCTGTGA
- a CDS encoding carbohydrate ABC transporter permease: MDDALVRAGRALRLVLLIALALLFLVPFYLLVRNGLSSEQDITSPDWTLFPSELRWGNIRELFDDTSVPFARSLLNSALIAVATTLGTLVLASLAGYGLARIPYRHANKVFYAVLGTLMVPAAVTFVPSFVLVSSLGWISTLRGLIVPTLFSAFACFVFRQYFLGFPRELEDAAQVDGLGYWRTYWLIVVPNARPVFAAVGTIVFLGAWNSFLWPLVIGQDQSAWTVQVALSSFTTAQVVRLHELFVAAAVSILPLLAVFLCFQRWIVAGVERSGID; this comes from the coding sequence ATGGATGACGCCCTGGTCCGGGCCGGGCGGGCGCTGCGCCTCGTGCTGCTGATCGCGCTCGCCCTGCTCTTCCTGGTCCCCTTCTACCTGCTGGTGCGCAACGGCCTGTCCAGCGAGCAGGACATCACCTCGCCCGACTGGACACTCTTCCCCTCCGAGCTGCGCTGGGGCAACATCCGCGAGCTGTTCGACGACACCTCCGTGCCGTTCGCCCGCTCGCTGCTGAACTCCGCGCTGATCGCGGTCGCCACCACGCTCGGCACCCTGGTCCTCGCCTCCCTCGCGGGCTACGGCCTGGCCCGCATCCCCTACCGGCACGCGAACAAGGTCTTCTACGCCGTCCTGGGCACCCTCATGGTCCCGGCCGCCGTCACCTTCGTGCCCAGCTTCGTGCTGGTGTCGTCGCTGGGCTGGATCTCCACCCTGCGCGGACTGATCGTCCCCACCCTGTTCTCCGCCTTCGCCTGCTTCGTCTTCCGGCAGTACTTCCTGGGCTTCCCGCGCGAGCTGGAGGACGCCGCGCAGGTCGACGGGCTCGGCTACTGGCGGACCTACTGGCTGATCGTCGTGCCGAACGCCCGGCCGGTGTTCGCGGCCGTCGGCACGATCGTCTTCCTCGGCGCCTGGAACTCCTTCCTGTGGCCGCTGGTCATCGGCCAGGACCAGAGCGCCTGGACGGTCCAGGTCGCCCTGTCCTCCTTCACCACCGCCCAAGTGGTGCGGCTGCACGAGCTGTTCGTGGCCGCGGCCGTCTCGATCCTGCCGCTGCTCGCGGTGTTCCTGTGCTTCCAGCGGTGGATCGTGGCGGGAGTGGAGCGCTCCGGGATCGACTGA
- a CDS encoding PepSY domain-containing protein, producing MTTALRIPPLRTIVAICALGGSALLMTACSTTTGSQAEAAEAAPTTASPTDTASPSPTASLTKDQMQRRDLVSKTKVSWDKAAGTAVKEVSGGKLMGIELKAVSQENSASPGTASPGTASPGTASPGTASPGTASPSSPAPAPSPGSPEWQAKVAAADGTVHMVDVDAANGKVFRNQTQSGQSADDRRKVADRLRKATQSPAQAVKTATGKKKGTVTGAMLDENDGKLVWAVDVVDTKDWKKTTYDVDAASGKIAREHTDQD from the coding sequence ATGACCACTGCGCTTCGTATCCCGCCCCTCCGCACGATCGTCGCGATCTGCGCCCTGGGCGGTTCCGCCCTGCTGATGACCGCCTGTTCGACCACGACCGGGTCGCAGGCCGAGGCGGCCGAGGCCGCTCCCACGACCGCCTCGCCGACCGACACCGCCTCGCCCTCGCCCACCGCCTCGCTGACCAAGGACCAGATGCAGCGCCGGGACCTGGTCTCCAAGACGAAGGTGAGCTGGGACAAGGCCGCCGGCACCGCCGTGAAGGAGGTGTCCGGGGGCAAACTCATGGGGATCGAGCTGAAGGCCGTCTCGCAGGAGAACTCCGCGTCGCCGGGCACGGCTAGCCCCGGCACGGCCAGTCCCGGCACGGCGAGCCCGGGTACCGCGAGCCCCGGCACCGCGAGCCCGTCCTCGCCCGCCCCGGCCCCCTCCCCCGGCTCCCCGGAGTGGCAGGCGAAGGTCGCCGCCGCCGACGGCACGGTCCACATGGTCGACGTCGACGCGGCGAACGGGAAGGTCTTCCGCAACCAGACCCAGTCCGGCCAGAGCGCCGACGACCGCCGCAAAGTGGCCGACCGGCTGCGCAAGGCCACGCAGAGCCCCGCCCAGGCCGTGAAGACCGCCACCGGCAAGAAGAAGGGCACCGTCACCGGCGCCATGCTCGACGAGAACGACGGCAAGCTCGTCTGGGCCGTCGACGTCGTCGACACGAAGGACTGGAAGAAGACGACGTACGACGTCGACGCGGCCAGCGGCAAGATCGCGCGCGAGCACACCGACCAGGACTGA
- the dusB gene encoding tRNA dihydrouridine synthase DusB yields the protein MPMPESPLQIGPHIAAPPVVLAPMAGITNAPFRTLCREFSGGKGLFVSEMITTRALVERNEKTMQLIRFDASEQPRSIQLYGVDPATVGKAVRMIAEEGLADHIDLNFGCPVPKVTRKGGGSALPFKRNLLRAILREAVSGAGDLPVTMKMRKGIDDDHLTYLDAGRIAAEEGVTAIALHGRTAAQHYGGTADWDAIARLKEHVPEIPVLGNGDIWSAEDALRMVRATGCDGVVVGRGCLGRPWLFADLVAAFEGRPDAFVRPTLREVADVMVRHATLLGEWIGDEARGVIDFRKHVAWYLKGFAVGSEMRKRLAITSSLAELRTGLDELDLDQPWPTGADGPRGRTSGNNRVVLPDGWLKDPYDCAGGISEDAEMDTSGG from the coding sequence ATGCCCATGCCCGAGTCCCCCCTCCAGATCGGTCCGCACATCGCGGCGCCGCCGGTCGTCCTCGCCCCGATGGCCGGGATCACCAACGCCCCCTTCCGCACCCTGTGCAGGGAGTTCAGCGGCGGCAAGGGCCTGTTCGTCAGCGAGATGATCACGACCCGGGCCCTGGTCGAGCGCAACGAGAAGACGATGCAGCTGATCCGGTTCGACGCGAGCGAGCAGCCGCGTTCGATCCAGCTGTACGGCGTCGATCCGGCGACCGTCGGCAAGGCGGTCCGCATGATCGCGGAGGAGGGCCTCGCCGACCACATCGACCTGAACTTCGGCTGCCCGGTCCCCAAGGTGACCCGCAAGGGCGGCGGCTCGGCCCTGCCCTTCAAGCGCAACCTGCTGCGCGCGATCCTGCGCGAGGCGGTCAGCGGCGCGGGGGACCTGCCGGTCACCATGAAGATGCGCAAGGGCATCGACGACGACCACCTCACCTACCTCGACGCCGGCCGCATCGCCGCCGAGGAGGGCGTCACCGCCATCGCGCTGCACGGCCGCACCGCCGCCCAGCACTACGGCGGCACCGCCGACTGGGACGCCATCGCGCGTCTCAAGGAGCACGTCCCGGAGATCCCCGTCCTCGGCAACGGCGACATCTGGTCCGCCGAGGACGCGCTGCGCATGGTCCGCGCCACCGGCTGCGACGGCGTGGTCGTCGGCCGCGGCTGCCTGGGGCGGCCCTGGCTCTTCGCCGACCTGGTCGCGGCCTTCGAGGGCCGCCCGGACGCGTTCGTGCGGCCCACGCTGCGCGAGGTCGCCGACGTGATGGTGCGGCACGCGACCCTGCTCGGGGAGTGGATCGGCGACGAGGCACGCGGTGTCATCGACTTCCGCAAGCATGTCGCCTGGTACCTGAAGGGCTTCGCGGTCGGCTCCGAGATGCGCAAGCGCCTGGCGATCACCTCCTCCCTGGCCGAGCTGCGCACCGGCCTGGACGAGCTGGACCTCGACCAGCCCTGGCCCACCGGCGCCGACGGCCCCCGCGGCCGCACCTCCGGCAACAACCGCGTCGTCCTCCCGGACGGCTGGCTCAAGGACCCCTACGACTGCGCCGGCGGCATCAGCGAGGACGCGGAAATGGACACATCGGGCGGCTGA
- a CDS encoding carbohydrate ABC transporter permease: MSSRTVAGPATGPRAGGERAPGDRTAAARRGLTRRRTLWFWVFVGPFAAGLALFTYVPLLWSVGLSFFDAHNTVTPTRFVGLGNYTAMLSDGAFTGSLRTFLLFTAFIVPATYVLSLALALMVNRVRRAQAFFRSVFFLPAACSYVVAALIWKMSIFNGVRFGLANTVLDAFGAEPVAWLSTTHPPWYWLVIVTVRLWLQAGFYMILFLAGLQRIDPVLYEAAAVDGARPGPQVLRHITLPQLRATSVAVVLLLVVNAFQSFDEFYNLLSDARGYPPYARPPLVYLYYTALGQGQNLGTGSAGAVILALIIAVVTVGQARWFGLGRTDADG, translated from the coding sequence GTGAGCAGCCGTACGGTGGCCGGCCCCGCCACGGGCCCCCGGGCGGGCGGCGAGCGCGCACCGGGCGACCGCACGGCGGCGGCCCGCCGCGGCCTCACCCGGCGGCGCACCCTGTGGTTCTGGGTGTTCGTCGGGCCCTTCGCCGCCGGGCTCGCCCTGTTCACCTACGTCCCGCTGCTGTGGAGCGTCGGCCTCAGCTTCTTCGACGCGCACAACACCGTCACGCCCACCCGCTTCGTCGGCCTCGGCAACTACACCGCGATGCTGTCGGACGGCGCCTTCACCGGCAGTCTGCGCACCTTCCTGCTGTTCACCGCGTTCATCGTCCCGGCCACCTATGTCCTGTCGCTGGCGCTCGCCCTCATGGTCAACCGGGTGCGCCGGGCGCAGGCGTTCTTCCGGTCGGTGTTCTTCCTGCCGGCCGCGTGCAGCTATGTCGTGGCCGCGCTGATCTGGAAGATGTCGATCTTCAACGGGGTCCGGTTCGGCCTGGCCAACACCGTCCTGGACGCCTTCGGCGCCGAGCCGGTGGCCTGGCTGTCCACCACCCACCCGCCGTGGTACTGGCTGGTCATCGTCACCGTACGGCTGTGGCTCCAGGCGGGCTTCTACATGATCCTCTTCCTGGCCGGGCTCCAGCGGATCGACCCGGTGCTCTACGAGGCCGCCGCCGTGGACGGCGCCCGGCCCGGACCGCAGGTGCTGCGCCACATCACGCTGCCCCAACTGCGCGCCACCTCCGTCGCGGTGGTGCTGCTCCTCGTCGTCAACGCCTTCCAGTCCTTCGACGAGTTCTACAACCTGCTCTCCGACGCCCGCGGTTACCCGCCCTATGCCCGCCCGCCGCTCGTCTACCTCTACTACACCGCCCTCGGCCAGGGGCAGAACCTCGGGACGGGCAGCGCGGGCGCGGTGATCCTCGCCCTGATCATCGCGGTCGTCACGGTGGGCCAGGCCCGCTGGTTCGGGCTGGGAAGGACGGATGCCGATGGATGA
- the ppdK gene encoding pyruvate, phosphate dikinase, translating to MSENKDLQVPAPGGSVEGVKFVYDFTEGNKDLKDLLGGKGANLAEMTNLGLPVPPGFTITTDACKVYLDSGEEPAALRDEVSAHLDALEQRMGKKLGQADDPLLVSVRSGAKFSMPGMMDTVLNIGLSDKSVQGLAKQAGDERFAWDSYRRLIQMFGKTVLGVDGDLFEDALEKAKETKKVAVDTELDAADLKKLVTKFKKIVKTEAGRDFPQDPRTQMDLAIKAVFESWNGDRAKLYRRQERIPHDLGTAVNVCSMVFGNLGPDSGTGVAFTRDPASGHQGVYGDYLQNAQGEDVVAGIRNTVALAELEQIDKKSYDQLMQIMETLENHYKDLCDIEFTIERGQLWMLQTRVGKRTAGAAFRIATQLVDQGLIDEAEALQRVTGAQLAQLMFPRFDDGAKVEQVGRGIAASPGAAVGKAVFDSYTAVKWSRSGEKVILVRRETNPDDLDGMIAAEGILTSRGGKTSHAAVVARGMGKTCVCGAEDLEVDTKRRRMTVPGGHVVEEGDVISIDGSSGKVYLGEVPVVPSPVVEYFEGRMHAGADDADELVQAVHRIMAFADRKRRLRVRANADNAEDALRARRFGAQGIGLCRTEHMFLGDRRELVERLILADTEAEREESLKQLLPLQKKDFVELFEAMDGLPVTVRLLDPPLHEFLPDITELSVRVALAESRQEPHENELRLLQAVHRLHEQNPMLGLRGVRLGLVIPGLFTMQVRAIAEAAAERKAAKGDPRAEIMIPLVGTVQELEIVREEADQVVAEVEAATGTRLKLAIGTMIELPRAALTAGQIAEAAEFFSFGTNDLTQTVWGFSRDDVEASFFTAYLEKGIFGVSPFETIDKDGVGSLVKSAAKAGRATRPDLKLGVCGEHGGDPESVHFFHEVGLDYVSCSPFRIPVARLEAGRAASGSEGSDHR from the coding sequence GTGTCGGAAAACAAAGATCTCCAGGTACCCGCGCCGGGCGGGAGCGTTGAGGGCGTGAAGTTCGTCTACGACTTCACCGAGGGCAACAAGGACCTCAAGGACCTGCTCGGCGGCAAGGGCGCGAACCTCGCCGAGATGACCAACCTGGGGCTCCCCGTCCCGCCGGGCTTCACCATCACCACCGACGCCTGCAAGGTCTACCTGGACAGCGGCGAGGAACCGGCGGCCCTGCGCGACGAGGTGAGTGCGCACCTCGACGCGCTGGAGCAGCGCATGGGCAAGAAGCTCGGCCAGGCCGACGACCCGCTGCTGGTCTCCGTGCGCTCCGGGGCGAAGTTCTCCATGCCCGGCATGATGGACACCGTCCTGAACATCGGGCTCTCCGACAAGTCCGTCCAGGGCCTGGCCAAGCAGGCCGGCGACGAGCGGTTCGCGTGGGACTCCTACCGCCGCCTCATCCAGATGTTCGGCAAGACCGTCCTCGGCGTCGACGGCGACCTCTTCGAGGACGCGCTGGAGAAGGCCAAGGAGACCAAGAAGGTCGCCGTCGACACCGAACTGGACGCGGCCGACCTGAAGAAGCTGGTCACCAAGTTCAAGAAGATCGTCAAGACCGAGGCCGGCCGCGACTTCCCGCAGGACCCGCGCACGCAGATGGACCTCGCGATCAAGGCCGTCTTCGAGTCCTGGAACGGCGACCGCGCCAAGCTCTACCGCCGCCAGGAGCGCATCCCGCACGACCTCGGCACCGCCGTCAACGTCTGCTCGATGGTCTTCGGCAACCTCGGCCCCGACTCCGGCACCGGCGTCGCCTTCACCCGCGACCCCGCCTCCGGCCACCAGGGCGTCTACGGCGACTACCTCCAGAACGCCCAGGGCGAGGACGTCGTCGCCGGCATCCGCAACACCGTGGCGCTCGCCGAGCTGGAGCAGATCGACAAGAAGTCGTACGACCAGCTCATGCAGATCATGGAGACCCTGGAGAACCACTACAAGGATCTCTGCGACATCGAGTTCACCATCGAGCGCGGCCAGCTCTGGATGCTCCAGACCCGCGTCGGCAAGCGCACCGCGGGCGCCGCCTTCCGCATCGCCACCCAGCTCGTCGACCAGGGCCTGATCGACGAGGCCGAGGCGCTCCAGCGCGTCACCGGCGCCCAGCTCGCCCAGCTGATGTTCCCGCGCTTCGACGACGGCGCCAAGGTCGAGCAGGTCGGCCGGGGCATCGCCGCCTCGCCGGGCGCCGCCGTCGGCAAGGCCGTCTTCGACTCGTACACCGCCGTCAAGTGGTCCCGCTCGGGCGAGAAGGTCATCCTGGTCCGCCGCGAGACCAACCCCGACGACCTGGACGGCATGATCGCCGCCGAGGGCATCCTGACCTCCCGCGGCGGCAAGACCTCCCACGCGGCCGTCGTCGCCCGCGGCATGGGCAAGACCTGTGTCTGCGGCGCCGAGGACCTGGAGGTCGACACCAAGCGCCGCCGGATGACCGTCCCCGGCGGGCACGTCGTCGAGGAGGGCGACGTCATCTCCATCGACGGCTCCTCCGGCAAGGTCTACCTGGGCGAGGTCCCGGTGGTGCCCTCCCCGGTCGTGGAGTACTTCGAGGGCCGGATGCACGCGGGCGCCGACGACGCCGACGAACTCGTCCAGGCGGTCCACCGCATCATGGCCTTCGCCGACCGCAAGCGCCGCCTGCGGGTGCGCGCCAACGCCGACAACGCCGAGGACGCGCTGCGCGCCCGCCGCTTCGGCGCCCAGGGCATCGGCCTGTGCCGCACCGAGCACATGTTCCTCGGCGACCGGCGCGAACTGGTCGAGCGGCTGATCCTCGCCGACACCGAGGCCGAGCGCGAGGAGTCCCTCAAGCAGCTCCTGCCGCTCCAGAAGAAGGACTTCGTCGAGCTGTTCGAGGCGATGGACGGCCTGCCGGTCACCGTGCGCCTGCTCGACCCGCCGCTGCACGAGTTCCTGCCCGACATCACCGAGCTGTCGGTCCGCGTGGCCCTGGCCGAGTCCCGCCAGGAGCCGCACGAGAACGAGCTGCGCCTGCTCCAGGCCGTGCACCGGCTGCACGAGCAGAACCCGATGCTGGGCCTGCGCGGCGTCCGCCTCGGCCTGGTCATCCCCGGCCTGTTCACCATGCAGGTGCGGGCCATCGCGGAGGCCGCCGCCGAGCGCAAGGCCGCCAAGGGCGACCCGCGCGCCGAGATCATGATCCCGCTGGTCGGCACCGTCCAGGAGCTGGAGATCGTCCGCGAGGAGGCCGACCAGGTCGTCGCGGAGGTGGAGGCGGCCACCGGGACCAGGCTCAAGCTGGCGATCGGCACCATGATCGAGCTGCCGCGCGCCGCGCTCACCGCCGGGCAGATCGCCGAGGCCGCCGAGTTCTTCTCCTTCGGCACCAACGACCTGACCCAGACCGTGTGGGGCTTCAGCCGCGACGACGTGGAGGCCAGCTTCTTCACCGCGTACCTGGAGAAGGGCATCTTCGGGGTGTCGCCGTTCGAGACGATCGACAAGGACGGCGTCGGCTCCCTGGTGAAGTCCGCCGCCAAGGCCGGCCGCGCCACCCGCCCCGACCTCAAGCTCGGCGTCTGCGGCGAGCACGGCGGCGACCCGGAGTCCGTCCACTTCTTCCACGAGGTGGGTCTGGACTACGTCTCCTGCTCCCCGTTCCGCATCCCGGTCGCCCGCCTGGAGGCGGGCCGCGCGGCCTCCGGCTCGGAGGGCAGCGACCACCGGTAG